Within the Flammeovirga agarivorans genome, the region TAAAGGCTCCCTCAGGAACCTTGAGTATTACCATCAGTGAGTGTATTTATCGTCTTCTGTCAGACCATCCGCGCCCACCTTGGAGTTATAAGCTTCCAGACCCTCAGCCAGTCCGCCCAAGATGTTAACGTCAGGGGTCAGCTTAGAGATTTGGAACTTGTGACGCTCCAGTAGTTTACCAATGGCGTTGTACAGCTGAGGGGTTCGCTTCTCAGGATTCTTCAGGTCCATAAGCATCTGCTGAGCCATCTCAGTGTCTAACATTTCGAGGAACTTAATCAGGTCCATATGTTACTCCTTATTAGCTTTCTTCCAGTCAATGATTTTATCGACTACCTTGGCACCAATCTGAACCACTGTGTA harbors:
- a CDS encoding DNA packaging protein, with product MDLIKFLEMLDTEMAQQMLMDLKNPEKRTPQLYNAIGKLLERHKFQISKLTPDVNILGGLAEGLEAYNSKVGADGLTEDDKYTH